In Eupeodes corollae chromosome 3, idEupCoro1.1, whole genome shotgun sequence, a single genomic region encodes these proteins:
- the LOC129951935 gene encoding sphingosine-1-phosphate phosphatase 1-like produces MSSSSSSSSSNLIEYLKSPELVVQFQEYFGIKYINTEDVNKSSNKKSQNGSIPFSTSSSSSHSKEQPAQEEQILLSESSSSTTESHNSAASAAAAKKDLPYRIENKFWYYLFIIGTELGDEIFYASFIPFWFWNVDSAVGRRVIFLWSIVMYIGQSLKDIIRWPRPGQPVSQLQTRWALEYGMPSTHAMVAVSIPFSVFIFTQQRYLYPAHVGLSISIVWCTIVCLSRIYLGMHSVLDVLAGLILTFSLMIILVPLVDYLDFFIVTSIYSPFFVICISILLVYFYPQSKEKWTPTRGDTTMTISVCAGLQIGAWLTYQLGDLPATPPLEPHVIIWPTYQMMGHMILRTVFGMCCIMATRAIGKSITYALACAVLGKDKNEVRNSPSSLQNKIKTIVELSHTYLTYGLIGINTHYLLPHVFKLIGIGRPDFYTEI; encoded by the exons atgtcttcgtcgtcgtcttcgtcctcCTCTAATCTAATTGAATACCTTAAAAGTCCCGAACTAGTTGTCCAGTTTCAAGAGTATTTTGgtataaaatacataaacacAGAAGATGTCAACAAGAGTTCGAATAAAAAGTCACAAAACGGAAGCATTCCTTTTTctacatcgtcatcatcatcacactCCAAGGAGCAACCCGCCCAGGAAGAACAAATCCTTTTAAGTGAATCATCCTCGAGCACGACAGAATCTCACAATAgcgctgcttctgctgctgctgctaaaAAGGATCTGCCTTACAGGATAGAGAACAAATTCTGGTACTATCTGTTTATCATTGGCACCGAACTGGGCGATGAGATCTTCTATGCCTCGTTCATTCCATTCTGGTTCTGGAATGTGGACAGTGCCGTTGGCAGAAGAGTCATATTCCTGTGGTCAATTGTCATGTACATAG GTCAAAGTCTAAAAGATATAATCCGATGGCCAAGACCTGGACAACCTGTTAGTCAACTACAAACTCGTTGGGCTCTCGAATATGGCATGCCCTCTACGCATGCCATGGTTGCAGTTTCCATACCATTCTCTGTGTTCATCTTCACACAGCAAAG GTATCTATATCCGGCCCATGTGGGATTGTCAATATCAATTGTCTGGTGTACCATTGTGTGTCTAAGTCGAATTTATTTGGGAATGCATAGTGTTTTG gaCGTTTTAGCTGGACTAATCCTGACTTTTAGTCTTATGATCATACTCGTCCCACTAGTCGACTATTTGGACTTTTTTATCGTGACCAGTATCTATTCACCATTTTTCGTAATTTGCATATCAATACTTCTAGTCTACTTCTACCCGCAATCCAAAGAAAAATGGACTCCAACAAG gGGTGATACAACAATGACAATATCTGTTTGTGCAGGTCTACAAATCGGAGCATGGCTAACTTATCAATTAGGTGATCTGCCTGCAACACCACCACTCGAACCACATGTCATAATTTGGCCAACTTACCAAATGATGGGTCATATGATTTTGCGAACGGTATTCGGAATGTGTTGTATTATGGCAACCAGAGCAATTGGAAAGTCCATAACATATGCCTTGGCATGTGCAGTTCTTGGCAAAGATAAAAACGAAGTTCGTAATTCACCAAGtagcttacaaaataaaatcaaaactatcGTCGAATTGAGTCACACTTATTTGACTTATGGATTAATCGGAATCAATACACATTATCTATTGCCGCATGTGTTCAAGTTAATTGGTATAGGACGACCAGATTTCTatacagaaatataa
- the LOC129950698 gene encoding lipoprotein lipase-like, whose product MRCIIIFVAVFSIITKIRGFPDKKFGTIHKDDKETILNSVEPDRIHFTLYTRTNLNEPVEIVMNDMETLVRSPFDFQNPTRIFIHGWKISNAAGVAIGIKNAMFESDPTRQLNFIVVDWKVYSNFENYTISKALCSTAGKEVAQFIDWLHDNAKLRFDSLTLYGSSMGAHVSGFAGKNVQRGKIHSIIALDPALPEFEYNDPTSRLANTDAEYVESIQTNGGEWGFYQPIGQTTFYPNGGRHQPGCQDDRDGDMCSHKRAATYFVEAISLPEKNQFHAVKCDRLENVEDGKCDRYETIIKMGDPSNVHKAKGIYYLETNSASPFAKGDRFYSEKMLEIKNPNQS is encoded by the exons ATGAGgtgtataattatttttgttgcagtGTTCTCAATTATAacaaaaa TTCGTGGCTTTCCTGATAAAAAATTTGGAACTATCCACAAAGATGACAAAGAAACAATTCTAAATTCAGTTGAACCGGACAGAATTCATTTCACCCTGTATACTCGAACTAATTTAAATGAGCCCGTTGAGATCGTTATGAATGATATGGAAACGTTAGTGAGGTCACCTTTTGATTTTCAGAACCCTACTCG aatttttatCCATGGCTGGAAAATCTCAAACGCAGCTGGAGTTGCTATTGGTATAAAGAATGCTATGTTTGAAAGTGATCCAACTAGACAATTGAACTTCATAGTTGTCGATTGGAAAGTATACAGCAATTTCGAAAACTATACAATTTCCAAAGCACTGTGTTCGACAGCTGGCAAAGAAGTAGCTCAATTCATCGATTGGCTGCATGACAATGCCAAGCTGCGATTTGATTCCTTGACTTTGTATGGTAGCAGTATGGGAGCACACGTATCTGGTTTTGCTGGAAAGAATGTCCAACGTGGAAAAATCCACAGTATCATAGCTTTGGATCCTGCTCTGCCAGAATTCGAATACAATGACCCGACAAGTCGATTGGCTAACACCGATGCTGAGTATGTAGAATCGATTCAAACAAATGGTGGAGAATGGGGCTTCTATCAGCCAATCGGTCAGACGACCTTTTATCCGAATGGGGGTAGACATCAACCTGGATGCCAAGACGACCGCGATGGTGATATGTGTTCTCATAAAAGAGCCGCTACTTATTTTGTAGAAGCCATAAGTTTacctgaaaaaaatcaatttcatgcGGTTAAATGTGATCGGCTCGAGAATGTCGAAGATGGCAAATGTGATCGGTatgaaacaataattaaaatgggTGATCCAAGTAATGTACATAAGGCCAAAGGTATATATTATTTAGAAACAAATAGTGCGTCACCCTTTGCAAAAGGGGATCgtttttattctgaaaaaatgctagaaataaaaaatcctAACCAAAGTtga